The Antedon mediterranea chromosome 11, ecAntMedi1.1, whole genome shotgun sequence genome window below encodes:
- the LOC140062312 gene encoding uncharacterized protein, which produces MAEKCRAWLRKYCCDVFIHCSSKTTTDVYQECNAAAQEQISEKHDICDRSTPCSAEVGLPVKQNDTISTDVDVTSTSCSTATVPLDCQKRQKKTIKPKSQSLRLKSHGVKLPGLSSIRLQRSSLSIDDEIANENSYCNVDFNKRLIKMFNMQISKAENKQADDKDESENVVPSPEKIYDDVYEATEEGLKTNKENEDVIEGWEENPEYDKSKSFQESVPQLLYDTIPLKGDSKQDPNSPTFLMTDSSNNSFKDSPDKETIIYDDIDQKHLYVNELQVSSTGEGFVHENKTTLRSKMDSEHVYINDDRSVDTEWDKNIAYAEIPADELAGKEHAVEEGWEDNIAYVGLLSTDALTGKEHAVEEGWEDNIAYVGLLSTDALAGKEHTVEEGWEENIAYAGIGNVDALLGMYHVGEGITRKYAYDDVFIDMEHDASEEGWEENTAYHSRNNNLPVVCKTPSVRSDNCSHGAVRASSSTSEANGGKRSRAYTESMVMRNNFQRDLRMAINLRAHKTSLPIEPNQVSSNESYDNVDSPGTL; this is translated from the exons ATGGCAGA AAAATGTAGAGCGTGGTTGAGAAAATATTGCTGCGACGTATTTATACACTGTTCATCAAAAACAACCACGGATGTATATCAGGAATGTAATGCCGCCGCACAAGAGCAAATTAGTGAAAAGCATGACATATGTGATAGGTCTACACCATGCAGCgcagaagtaggcctaccagttaaacaaaatgatactaTTTCTACAGACGTCGATGTGACGTCGACGTCTTGTAGTACAGCAACGGTTCCATTAGATTGTCAAAAACGCCAGAAAAAGACAATTAAACCTAAGAGTCAATCTTTAAGGTTAAAGTCTCATGGAGTGAAGTTGCCGGGATTGAGCTCCATAAGGCTACAACGTTCTTCATTAAGCATTGATGACGAAATAGCAAACGAAAATAGTTATTGCAACGTAGATTTTAACAAGCGGTtaatcaaaatgtttaatatgcaaatatCAAAAGCGGAAAACAAACAAGCAGATGATAAAGATGAATCTGAAAACGTAGTCCCATCTCCCGAAAAGATTTATGACGACGTATATGAGGCAACAGAAGAAGGTCTTAAAACGAACAAAGAAAATGAGGATGTTATTGAAGGATGGGAAGAAAACCCTGAATACGACAAAAGCAAGTCATTTCAAGAATCTGTACCGCAACTTCTGTATGATACTATTCCATTAAAGGGCGACAGTAAACAAGATCCAAACTCACCGACATTTTTAATGACAGACAGCAGTAATAACTCTTTCAAAGATTCTCCTGATAAAGAAACTATCATCTATGACGACATCGATCAAAAGCATTTGTATGTTAACGAGTTACAAGTATCATCTACCGGTGAAGGATTCGtacatgaaaacaaaacaacattaaGGTCTAAAATGGACAGTGAACATGTATACATAAACGATGATCGTTCAGTTGATACAGAGTGGGATAAGAACATAGCTTATGCAGAAATCCCAGCTGATGAATTGGCGGGAAAAGAGCACGCAGTAGAGGAAGGATGGGAAGACAACATTGCTTATGTAGGACTACTCTCAACTGATGCATTGACGGGAAAAGAGCACGCAGTAGAGGAAGGATGGGAAGACAACATTGCGTATGTAGGACTACTCTCAACTGATGCATTGGCGGGAAAAGAGCATACAGTAGAAGAAGGATGGGAAGAAAATATTGCATATGCAGGAATCGGTAATGTTGATGCATTGCTGGGAATGTACCACGTAGGCGAAGGAATTACAAGAAAATATGCGTATGATGATGTATTTATAGATATGGAACATGACGCATCAGAAGAAGGTTGGGAAGAAAACACGGCATACCACTCGCGAAATAATAATTTGCCAGTAGTTTGTAAAACGCCGTCCGTTCGTTCAGACAATTGTAGTCACGGCGCGGTACGCGCTAGTAGTAGTACGTCAGAAGCAAATGGAGGAAAGCGCAGTAGGGCTTATACAGAGAGTATGGTAATGAGGAATAACTTTCAACGAGACTTAAGAATGGCAATTAATTTGAGAGCTCACAAAACATCACTTCCTATAGAACCAAACCAGGTATCCTCAAATGAAAGTTATGATAATGTGGATTCACCAGGAACTCTTTAA
- the LOC140062158 gene encoding kelch-like protein 24 — translation MKSQNDDVVNPLASGIKENDCLLLHMPSKSNKVLATLNEMRSLSECVDVIVCVDGERIPCHRAILAASSHYFKSMFTSNVIESEQDTITLLGLSADSVKALVEFSYTSKIYIRKETVEELFETSMYLQYETVSKTCVEFMTRRLQIPNCIHYHKFAEAFHCVELLESSKSFILSNFADVSTTSDFLELSCTELVDILSNDRLKIDSESDIVEAILRWINNDHPLRRHHFTTLLEKVRLALLDDSYLRLLEEQSDNNFNVSSLIDEAMCCKTLIHKGYRVLGRQTTPRSQHRVKDILVLVGGHRNEFEEGYTYSESVLYCEINDGALGAWKSLLNLPKYEKRKYSVTAKGWNVVVSGGYDASFDQSVSETWQFNFLTNEWNRLGDLNTARHSHGSATLNDCIYVVGGKSTTQEARLSSVEVFKPFQNEWQKCPPMPTAVSVAAVVGCQRKLYVIGGANDYDSPASIIQCLDPENSIWSIVTDFLVCRKIPQALHFKNEIVVIGARKPREVIAYNPETKECRKLSNCNQQRTFSAVVSSREKIWLLGGKISGEAHNTIDCYDERTNNWSTQKQTIPNALYMVGGVVLPANS, via the exons ATGAAGAGTCAAAACGATGACGTCGTGAACCCGCTGGCATCAGGAATAAAAGAGAATGATTGTCTTCTTCTCCACATGCCATCAAAATCCAACAAGGTTCTGGCAACGCTGAACGAAATGCGATCACTGTCTGAGTGCGTCGATGTCATCGTGTGCGTCGATGGAGAGCGTATCCCCTGCCATCGAGCCATCCTTGCTGCCAGTAGTCACTACTTCAAATCTATGTTCACGAGTAACGTAATTGAGAGTGAACAGGACACCATCACCTTGCTAGGATTATCTGCTGATTCTGTCAAAGCTCTCGTAGAGTTCTCGTACACATCCAAGATATACATCCGGAAAGAAACAGTTGAGGAACTTTTCGAAACGTCAATGTATCTCCAGTATGAGACTGTGAGTAAGACATGCGTCGAGTTCATGACACGTCGGCTACAGATACCAAATTGCATTCATTACCACAAATTTGCCGAGGCATTTCATTGTGTCGAACTTCTCGAGTCTTCCAAATCCTTCATCTTGTCAAATTTTGCTGACGTATCAACGACGTCAGATTTTCTTGAATTGTCTTGCACGGAATTAGTTGACATTCTATCGAACGATCGGCTGAAGATTGACAGCGAATCAGACATAGTTGAAGCGATCTTACGATGGATTAACAATGATCACCCTTTAAGACGTCATCACTTCACAACACTACTGGAAAAGGTTCGTCTGGCGCTACTGGATGACTCGTACCTCAGACTCCTAGAGGAACAGTCGGACAATAACTTTAATGTATCGAGTTTAATCGACGAAGCAATGTGCTGCAAAACATTGATCCATAAGGGTTACAGAGTCTTGGGGAGGCAGACGACTCCGCGATCACAACACAGAGTTAAAGACATTCTTGTGTTGGTTGGAGGTCATAGGAATGAATTTGAAGAAGGCTATACTTATAGTGAAAGCGTTCTGTATTGCGAAATTAACGACGGCGCATTGGGGGCGTGGAAATCATTACTGAACCTGCCGAAATACGAGAAAAGGAAATATAGTGTAACTGCTAAAG gATGGAACGTAGTTGTGTCTGGTGGTTATGATGCAAGTTTTGACCAATCAGTATCAGAAACGTGGCAGTTTAACTTTTTAACCAATGAATGGAACAGACTAGGAGACTTAAACACAGCGAGGCACTCACACGGTTCTGCGACGTTGAATGATTGTATATACGTTGTAGGCGGAAAGAGCACCACACAAGAAGCCAGGCTGAGTAGTGTTGAAGTCTTCAAACCATTTCAAAACGAATGGCAGAAGTGTCCACCCATGCCAACAGCTGTCAGTGTTGCAGCCGTCGTTGGGTGCCAGAGAAAACTTTATGTTATAGGTGGAGCTAATGATTATGACAGTCCTGCTAGCATAATACAATGCCTAGACCCAGAAAACAGCATCTGGTCGATAGTGACAGACTTCTTAGTGTGCCGTAAGATTCCTCAAGCATTGCACTTCAAGAATGAGATTGTTGTGATCGGGGCGAGGAAACCTCGAGAAGTTATAGCGTACAATCCAGAGACGAAGGAATGTAGAAAACTTTCCAACTGTAATCAACAGAGAACTTTTAGTGCCGTTGTGTCTTCCAGAGAAAAGATCTGGCTTCTTGGCGGGAAAATAAGCGGAGAAGCTCATAACACAATAGACTGCTACGATGAGAGaacaaataattggtcaactcaaAAGCAGACAATACCAAATGCTTTGTACATGGTAGGGGGTGTGGTATTACCTGCAAATTCATAA
- the LOC140062157 gene encoding regulator of telomere elongation helicase 1-like isoform X1 codes for METLKIEGVAVEFPFVPYDCQVVYMQRVIQCLQQKSNAILESPTGTGKTLCLLCSCLAWRQSYVASHELEKCLGNNMPENKFASSISEQLKEAAGAWQGSAGGILATFPKIIYASRTHSQLSQVIQELKHTSYRPKVCVLGSREQMCIHPQVMKQESNTAKVHMCRAKVTSRTCFYYNNIENKKADKDFNDSILDIEDLVKMGHKHKCCPYYTAKELHSAADIIFMPYNYLLDPKSRKANGIDLNGNVIIFDEAHNVEKLCEESASFDLSSVELASCIQEVGALLDKVVESEHAPKTFSAEGDSGEDFDTTALAVLKALFVNLELTLQKICESGGEKGVTKPGSFILELLSEIHVTMDTKDELLELIDKIVSHLTNLQGGFYNKVAALSKFNDILNIVFSSQFVSSTGTNDGSLCYKVHIRPCAPDEKKKSTVDFWANRNGSAQKKGFIFSYWCFSPGFSMKELVAQGVRSIILTSGTLSPLNSFKSEMQIDFPIQLENPHVIEKHQMKVAVVTKGADGTELNSSYRTRFNVSYIASLGNTIINFCRVVPHGVLVFFPSYPVMNSCIENWRENRILSRMEQYKELFIEPRGKNDFLEAMNGFYSKVKDQTLNGAVFFAVCRGKVSEGLDFANNNGRAVLITGLPFPPRMDPKVVLKMQYLDEVKRNNQLMLSGHQWYRQQASRAVNQAIGRVIRHKEDYGAIVLCDVRFTHAEARTQLPSWVRPYVTVYGNFGQAFKDINSFFKVAVEKLPKPVPKKLLPPPHVSTVSTVPQHQHKPTSHKSTKSLVKANKMVPHVPSLKNEEVSDGQLHVMYQGARAFPNTKAQGLLSALNQAEVSNTSRAEAGDCSSWFDSKNETPKKSVETKKRKKIVIVKKSEVSSSKEAQSRPSVNTAQNYIQRVHKALSKERYVYFSKGLQQYKKDEDFSELVSTLATLFLNSQSEFILFRDFYRFVRPHHKKEFSEVCFNLTALSCNYKPEHSISKVKEDAKDGNLEKKRRLDNNQQIQTNLTKKTHYQGITEAK; via the exons ATGGAGACTTTGAAGATTGAAGGTGTGGCAGTTGAGTTTCCATTTGTGCCGTACGATTGCCAGGTTGTTTACATGCAGCGTGTTATACAGTGTTTACAACAG AAAAGCAATGCTATACTAGAAAGTCCAACTGGAACAGGAAAGACACTCTGCCTCCTCTGCTCCTGTTTAGCATGGAGACAATCGTACGTAGCCTCTCATGAATTGGAGAAATGTTTAGGGAATAATATGCCAGAAAACAAGTTTGCGAGCTCAATATCTGAGCAACTGAAAGAAGCCGCTGGTGCATGGCAAGGCTCTGCTGGAG GAATTTTGGCAACTTTTCCAAAAATCATTTACGCGTCCAGAACTCATTCTCAGCTGTCTCAAGTGATTCAAGAATTAAAACATACCTCATACAG GCCAAAGGTCTGTGTGCTGGGATCTCGTGAACAAATGTGCATTCACCCACAGGTCATGAAACAAGAGAGCAACACAGCTAAGGTGCACATGTGTCGAGCTAAAGTCACATCTAGGACGTGTTTCTACTACAACAATATAGAAA ATAAGAAAGCTGATAAGGACTTTAATGACTCTATTCTTGACATTGAAGACCTTGTGAAAATGGGACACAAACACAA ATGTTGTCCATACTACACTGCCAAGGAACTCCATTCAGCAGCAGATATCATCTTTATGCCTTACAATTATCTACTGGACCCAAAG TCACGCAAAGCTAATGGAATTGATCTCAATGGCAATGTCATCATATTTGATGAAGCTCATAATGTT gaaaaacTTTGTGAAGAGTCTGCATCCTTTGACCTGTCCTCTGTAGAACTAGCAAGTTGTATACAAGAAGTTGGCGCCCTGTTAGACAAAGTCGTGGAATCCGAACATGCACCGAAAACTTTTAGTGCAGAAGGTGATTCGG GTGAAGACTTTGATACTACTGCACTGGCTGTTTTAAAAG CATTATTTGTTAACTTAGAATTAACACTACAGAAGATATGCGAGTCGGGAGGTGAGAAGGGTGTCACAAAGCCTGGCAG ttttatACTAGAATTGTTATCAGAAATACACGTTACTATGGACACCAAGGATGAGCTTCTGGAATTGATTGATAAAATTGTTTCGCATTTAACAAACC ttCAAGGAGGATTTTACAACAAGGTAGCTGCTCTTTCCAAGTTCAATGACATATTAAAT ATTGTTTTTTCAAGTCAATTCGTGTCAAGTACAGGTACAAATGACGGTAGTCTATGTTACAAG GTACACATAAGGCCATGTGCGCCTGATGAAAAGAAGAAATCTACTGTTGACTTTTGGGCAAACAGGAATGGGTCAGCACAAAAGAAAG gttttatATTCAGCTATTGGTGTTTCAGTCCAGGTTTCAGCATGAAAGAATTGGTAGCTCAGGGAGTACGTTCCATTATACTCACCAGTGGTACATTGTCGCCGCTCAATTCATTCAAATCAGAAATGCAAAT AGATTTTCCAATTCAACTTGAAAACCCACATGTCATTGAGAAGCATCAGATGAAAGTTGCCGTGGTAACCAAAGGAGCAGACGGAACAGAACTAAACTCCTCCTACCGAACTAGGTTCAACGTTTCATATATTGCCTCGCTAGGCAACACAATTA TTAACTTTTGTCGAGTCGTTCCACATGGTGTACTTGTATTTTTCCCATCATACCCGGTTATGAACAGCTGTATTGAAAATTGGCGTGAGAATCGTATATTGTCTCGGATGGAACAGTACAAGGAATTATTTATAGAGCCCAGAGGGAAGAATGACTTTCTTGAG GCTATGAACGGTTTTTATTCAAAAGTAAAAGACCAAACATTAAATGGAGCTGTATTTTTTGCTGTTTGCAGAGGAAAG GTATCAGAAGGGCTTGACTTTGCAAACAATAATGGCAGAGCTGTTTTGATAACAGGTCTTCCATTTCCGCCAAGGATGGACCCAAAGGTGGTTTTAAAGATGCAATATTTAGATGAGGTCAAGCGCAATAACCAACTGATGTTGAGTGGTCATCAGTGGTATCGTCAGCAAGCTTCTCGAGCAGTCAACCAGGCTATCGGCCGTGTCATTCGACATAAAGAAGACTACGGTGCTATTGTTTTATGCGATGTTAG GTTTACCCATGCTGAAGCAAGGACCCAGTTACCATCTTGGGTGCGCCCATATGTCACTGTTTATGGCAATTTCGGTCAAGCATTTAAAGATATCAATAGTTTCTTCAAAGTCGCGGTTGAAAAA CTTCCAAAACCAGTCCCTAAGAAGCTACTTCCGCCACCACATGTGTCAACAGTAAGCACAGTGCCTCAACATCAACATAAACCAACTAGCCACAAGTCTACAAAGAGCTTGGTAAAGGCTAACAAAATGGTTCCACATGTACCAAGCTTAAAAAATGAGGAAG TGTCTGATGGCCAGTTACATGTGATGTATCAGGGTGCTAGAGCTTTCCCAAACACCAAGGCACAAGGGCTTCTAAGTGCTCTTAACCAAGCAGAG GTCAGTAATACATCTAGAGCTGAGGCTGGTGACTGTAGTTCATGG tttgaTTCTAAAAATGAAACGCCTAAGAAAAGTGTCGAGACAAAAAAGAGGAAGAAAATTGTCATAGTAAAA AAGTCAGAAGTATCTTCCTCGAAAGAAGCTCAGAGCAGACCATCTGTAAACACTGCACAGAATTATATTCAAAGG GTCCACAAGGCTCTTAGTAAAGAACGTTATGTGTACTTCTCAAAAGGCCTACAACAATACAAAAAG GATGAGGATTTTTCAGAGTTGGTTTCAACTTTAGCAAcgttatttttaaatagtcaaAGCGAATTTATTCTTTTCCGAG atttttacAGGTTTGTGCGGCCGCATCATAAGAAAGAATTTTCTGAAGTCTGCTTTAATTTGACGGCTTTGTCTTGTAATTACAAACCAGAACACAGCATATCGAAAGTAAAAGAAGACGCAAAAG ATGGTAATCTAGAGAAGAAAAGAAGGCTTGACAATAATCAACAAATTCAGAcgaatttaaccaaaaaaacgCATTATCAAGGAATAACAGAGGCCAAATAA
- the LOC140062157 gene encoding regulator of telomere elongation helicase 1-like isoform X2, producing the protein METLKIEGVAVEFPFVPYDCQVVYMQRVIQCLQQKSNAILESPTGTGKTLCLLCSCLAWRQSYVASHELEKCLGNNMPENKFASSISEQLKEAAGAWQGSAGGILATFPKIIYASRTHSQLSQVIQELKHTSYRPKVCVLGSREQMCIHPQVMKQESNTAKVHMCRAKVTSRTCFYYNNIENKKADKDFNDSILDIEDLVKMGHKHKCCPYYTAKELHSAADIIFMPYNYLLDPKSRKANGIDLNGNVIIFDEAHNVEKLCEESASFDLSSVELASCIQEVGALLDKVVESEHAPKTFSAEGDSGEDFDTTALAVLKALFVNLELTLQKICESGGEKGVTKPGSFILELLSEIHVTMDTKDELLELIDKIVSHLTNLQGGFYNKVAALSKFNDILNIVFSSQFVSSTGTNDGSLCYKVHIRPCAPDEKKKSTVDFWANRNGSAQKKGFIFSYWCFSPGFSMKELVAQGVRSIILTSGTLSPLNSFKSEMQIDFPIQLENPHVIEKHQMKVAVVTKGADGTELNSSYRTRFNVSYIASLGNTIINFCRVVPHGVLVFFPSYPVMNSCIENWRENRILSRMEQYKELFIEPRGKNDFLEAMNGFYSKVKDQTLNGAVFFAVCRGKVSEGLDFANNNGRAVLITGLPFPPRMDPKVVLKMQYLDEVKRNNQLMLSGHQWYRQQASRAVNQAIGRVIRHKEDYGAIVLCDVRFTHAEARTQLPSWVRPYVTVYGNFGQAFKDINSFFKVAVEKLPKPVPKKLLPPPHVSTVSTVPQHQHKPTSHKSTKSLVKANKMVPHVPSLKNEEVSDGQLHVMYQGARAFPNTKAQGLLSALNQAEVSNTSRAEAGDCSSWFDSKNETPKKSVETKKRKKIVIVKKSEVSSSKEAQSRPSVNTAQNYIQRDEDFSELVSTLATLFLNSQSEFILFRDFYRFVRPHHKKEFSEVCFNLTALSCNYKPEHSISKVKEDAKDGNLEKKRRLDNNQQIQTNLTKKTHYQGITEAK; encoded by the exons ATGGAGACTTTGAAGATTGAAGGTGTGGCAGTTGAGTTTCCATTTGTGCCGTACGATTGCCAGGTTGTTTACATGCAGCGTGTTATACAGTGTTTACAACAG AAAAGCAATGCTATACTAGAAAGTCCAACTGGAACAGGAAAGACACTCTGCCTCCTCTGCTCCTGTTTAGCATGGAGACAATCGTACGTAGCCTCTCATGAATTGGAGAAATGTTTAGGGAATAATATGCCAGAAAACAAGTTTGCGAGCTCAATATCTGAGCAACTGAAAGAAGCCGCTGGTGCATGGCAAGGCTCTGCTGGAG GAATTTTGGCAACTTTTCCAAAAATCATTTACGCGTCCAGAACTCATTCTCAGCTGTCTCAAGTGATTCAAGAATTAAAACATACCTCATACAG GCCAAAGGTCTGTGTGCTGGGATCTCGTGAACAAATGTGCATTCACCCACAGGTCATGAAACAAGAGAGCAACACAGCTAAGGTGCACATGTGTCGAGCTAAAGTCACATCTAGGACGTGTTTCTACTACAACAATATAGAAA ATAAGAAAGCTGATAAGGACTTTAATGACTCTATTCTTGACATTGAAGACCTTGTGAAAATGGGACACAAACACAA ATGTTGTCCATACTACACTGCCAAGGAACTCCATTCAGCAGCAGATATCATCTTTATGCCTTACAATTATCTACTGGACCCAAAG TCACGCAAAGCTAATGGAATTGATCTCAATGGCAATGTCATCATATTTGATGAAGCTCATAATGTT gaaaaacTTTGTGAAGAGTCTGCATCCTTTGACCTGTCCTCTGTAGAACTAGCAAGTTGTATACAAGAAGTTGGCGCCCTGTTAGACAAAGTCGTGGAATCCGAACATGCACCGAAAACTTTTAGTGCAGAAGGTGATTCGG GTGAAGACTTTGATACTACTGCACTGGCTGTTTTAAAAG CATTATTTGTTAACTTAGAATTAACACTACAGAAGATATGCGAGTCGGGAGGTGAGAAGGGTGTCACAAAGCCTGGCAG ttttatACTAGAATTGTTATCAGAAATACACGTTACTATGGACACCAAGGATGAGCTTCTGGAATTGATTGATAAAATTGTTTCGCATTTAACAAACC ttCAAGGAGGATTTTACAACAAGGTAGCTGCTCTTTCCAAGTTCAATGACATATTAAAT ATTGTTTTTTCAAGTCAATTCGTGTCAAGTACAGGTACAAATGACGGTAGTCTATGTTACAAG GTACACATAAGGCCATGTGCGCCTGATGAAAAGAAGAAATCTACTGTTGACTTTTGGGCAAACAGGAATGGGTCAGCACAAAAGAAAG gttttatATTCAGCTATTGGTGTTTCAGTCCAGGTTTCAGCATGAAAGAATTGGTAGCTCAGGGAGTACGTTCCATTATACTCACCAGTGGTACATTGTCGCCGCTCAATTCATTCAAATCAGAAATGCAAAT AGATTTTCCAATTCAACTTGAAAACCCACATGTCATTGAGAAGCATCAGATGAAAGTTGCCGTGGTAACCAAAGGAGCAGACGGAACAGAACTAAACTCCTCCTACCGAACTAGGTTCAACGTTTCATATATTGCCTCGCTAGGCAACACAATTA TTAACTTTTGTCGAGTCGTTCCACATGGTGTACTTGTATTTTTCCCATCATACCCGGTTATGAACAGCTGTATTGAAAATTGGCGTGAGAATCGTATATTGTCTCGGATGGAACAGTACAAGGAATTATTTATAGAGCCCAGAGGGAAGAATGACTTTCTTGAG GCTATGAACGGTTTTTATTCAAAAGTAAAAGACCAAACATTAAATGGAGCTGTATTTTTTGCTGTTTGCAGAGGAAAG GTATCAGAAGGGCTTGACTTTGCAAACAATAATGGCAGAGCTGTTTTGATAACAGGTCTTCCATTTCCGCCAAGGATGGACCCAAAGGTGGTTTTAAAGATGCAATATTTAGATGAGGTCAAGCGCAATAACCAACTGATGTTGAGTGGTCATCAGTGGTATCGTCAGCAAGCTTCTCGAGCAGTCAACCAGGCTATCGGCCGTGTCATTCGACATAAAGAAGACTACGGTGCTATTGTTTTATGCGATGTTAG GTTTACCCATGCTGAAGCAAGGACCCAGTTACCATCTTGGGTGCGCCCATATGTCACTGTTTATGGCAATTTCGGTCAAGCATTTAAAGATATCAATAGTTTCTTCAAAGTCGCGGTTGAAAAA CTTCCAAAACCAGTCCCTAAGAAGCTACTTCCGCCACCACATGTGTCAACAGTAAGCACAGTGCCTCAACATCAACATAAACCAACTAGCCACAAGTCTACAAAGAGCTTGGTAAAGGCTAACAAAATGGTTCCACATGTACCAAGCTTAAAAAATGAGGAAG TGTCTGATGGCCAGTTACATGTGATGTATCAGGGTGCTAGAGCTTTCCCAAACACCAAGGCACAAGGGCTTCTAAGTGCTCTTAACCAAGCAGAG GTCAGTAATACATCTAGAGCTGAGGCTGGTGACTGTAGTTCATGG tttgaTTCTAAAAATGAAACGCCTAAGAAAAGTGTCGAGACAAAAAAGAGGAAGAAAATTGTCATAGTAAAA AAGTCAGAAGTATCTTCCTCGAAAGAAGCTCAGAGCAGACCATCTGTAAACACTGCACAGAATTATATTCAAAGG GATGAGGATTTTTCAGAGTTGGTTTCAACTTTAGCAAcgttatttttaaatagtcaaAGCGAATTTATTCTTTTCCGAG atttttacAGGTTTGTGCGGCCGCATCATAAGAAAGAATTTTCTGAAGTCTGCTTTAATTTGACGGCTTTGTCTTGTAATTACAAACCAGAACACAGCATATCGAAAGTAAAAGAAGACGCAAAAG ATGGTAATCTAGAGAAGAAAAGAAGGCTTGACAATAATCAACAAATTCAGAcgaatttaaccaaaaaaacgCATTATCAAGGAATAACAGAGGCCAAATAA